The Salvia miltiorrhiza cultivar Shanhuang (shh) chromosome 1, IMPLAD_Smil_shh, whole genome shotgun sequence genome has a window encoding:
- the LOC130986931 gene encoding glyoxylase I 4: MASLLSPPLNLPLNKANDGSLRALVTKTLSKRDVVFRKHNGRNVQFPVIKAKTSLETDVLDKDSAEAVNDKDDFGVVGMHHVGILCENLERSLHFYQNILGLPINEARPHDKLPYRGAWLWVGAEMIHLMELPNPDPLTGRPEHGGRDRHACLAIRHVSKLKDILDKAGIPYTLSRSGRPAIFTRDPDGNALEFTQVD; the protein is encoded by the exons ATGGCTTCTCTGCTGAGCCCACCTCTAAATTTACCTCTCAACAAG GCAAATGATGGAAGTCTAAGAGCTCTTGTTACCAAAACACTGTCAAAGAGAGATGTGGTTTTCAGAAAACATAATGGGCGGAATGTGCAATTTCCCGTGATAAAAGCCAAAACATCCTTGGAGACAGATGTGCTTGATAAAGATTCTGCTGAGGCAGTTAATGACAAGGATG ATTTTGGAGTTGTTGGCATGCACCATGTCGGAATCTTGTGCGAGAATCTTGAAAGGTCACTTCACTTTTACCAGAATATTCTCG GTCTACCAATAAATGAGGCGCGGCCACATGACAAGCTGCCCTACAGAGGTGCTTGGTTATGGGTTGGCGCTGAGATGATACATCTCATGGAGCTTCCGAATCCTGACCCATTAACTGGACGGCCAGAACATGGTGGTCGAGACCGCCATGCCTGCTTAGCAATACGACATGTGTCAAAACTAAAAGATATCCTCGACAAAGCTG GCATACCCTATACTCTTAGCCGCTCAGGGCGGCCAGCAATCTTCACACGGGATCCAGATGGCAACGCACTTGAGTTTACACAGGTCGACTGA
- the LOC130986945 gene encoding protein ANTAGONIST OF LIKE HETEROCHROMATIN PROTEIN 1-like yields MLLVFPPLLIQFNSLHFPHHPMKELLLMEFDATDQTQTQMDEAAQYLLQNKRARPEPDEEAPAGQRRLWVKSRSKAWWEHVSSPDYPEEEFRKAFRMGRATFDMICEELESVLMKKDTTLRQAIPVNQRVAVCVWRLATGEALREVSKRFGLGISTCHKLVLEVCTAIRAVLMPKFLQWPDPTRAEAIKRHFESSSGIPDVGGAIYTTHIPIIAPKVSVAAYFNKRHTERNQKTTYSITLQGVVDPNGVFTDICVGWPGSMTNEQVLHNSALFQRATQQGALAATWIVGNSAFPLEDWLLVPYAHQNLTWTQHAFNEKIDELQGVAREAFMRLKARWTCLQKRTEMKLLDLPVVLGACCVLHNICEMRNEGIAPDLRFHLFDDQIVPETPLRSPEAVHARDLIAHKLLHHNLAGTNFQ; encoded by the coding sequence ATGCTCCTTGTTTTCCCACCATTattaattcaattcaattcacTCCATTTCCCACATCACCCCATGAAAGAACTACTACTCATGGAATTCGACGCTACTGAtcaaactcaaactcaaatgGACGAAGCAGCGCAGTATTTATTACAGAATAAGAGGGCGCGGCCGGAGCCGGACGAGGAGGCGCCGGCGGGGCAGCGGCGGCTGTGGGTGAAAAGCCGGTCGAAGGCGTGGTGGGAGCACGTGAGCAGCCCGGATTACCCGGAAGAGGAGTTCCGGAAGGCCTTCCGCATGGGGCGGGCGACGTTCGACATGATCTGCGAGGAGCTGGAGTCGGTGCTGATGAAGAAGGACACGACCCTCCGCCAGGCCATCCCGGTGAACCAGCGCGTGGCGGTGTGCGTGTGGCGCCTGGCCACGGGGGAGGCCCTCCGCGAGGTGTCGAAGCGCTTCGGCCTCGGCATCTCCACCTGCCACAAGCTCGTCCTCGAGGTCTGCACCGCCATCCGCGCCGTGCTCATGCCCAAGTTCCTCCAGTGGCCCGACCCGACCCGCGCCGAAGCCATCAAGCGCCACTTCGAGTCCTCCTCCGGCATCCCCGACGTCGGCGGCGCCATCTACACCACGCACATCCCCATCATCGCGCCCAAGGTCAGCGTGGCCGCCTACTTCAACAAGCGCCACACCGAGCGGAACCAGAAGACCACCTACTCCATCACCCTCCAGGGCGTGGTGGACCCCAACGGCGTCTTCACCGACATCTGCGTCGGCTGGCCGGGCTCCATGACCAACGAGCAGGTGCTCCACAACTCGGCGCTCTTCCAGCGCGCCACCCAGCAGGGAGCCCTCGCCGCCACCTGGATCGTCGGGAACTCCGCCTTCCCGCTGGAGGATTGGCTGCTCGTGCCCTACGCGCACCAGAATCTGACGTGGACGCAGCACGCCTTCAACGAGAAGATCGACGAGCTGCAGGGGGTCGCCAGGGAGGCCTTCATGAGGCTCAAGGCGCGCTGGACCTGCCTGCAGAAGCGCACCGAGATGAAGCTCCTCGATTTGCCCGTCGTTCTCGGGGCTTGCTGCGTGCTGCACAACATATGCGAGATGAGGAACGAGGGGATCGCGCCCGACCTCAGGTTCCACCTCTTCGACGATCAGATCGTGCCCGAGACTCCGTTGAGGTCGCCGGAGGCCGTGCATGCCAGGGACCTGATTG